In the genome of Carnobacterium viridans, one region contains:
- a CDS encoding beta-galactosidase, which translates to MNERTKKQVTKANFLLHGGDYNPDQWLDYPDILAEDLTLMKLANTNTYSIGIFAWSALEPEEDTYTFEWMDKIIEDIHQNGGNIILATPSGARPAWMSEKYPEVLRVNENRQKQLQGARHNHCFSSKVYREKTQKMNQKLAERYGDHPALIMWHISNEYGGECHCNLCQEAFREWLKKEYNGDLKALNDAWWGPFWSHTFTSWSQIQSPSPIGEDAVHGLNLDWRRFVTDQTIDFYENEIVPMRKLTPEIPITTNFMADTTDLIPFQSLDYSKFAKHVDVISWDAYPAWHNDWESTAELASKVAFIDDLYRSLKQQPFILLESTPSGVNWHPVNKTKRPGMHLLSSMQMLAHGSDSIMYFQWRKSRGSSEKFHGAVVDHDRSPENRVFKDVSDVGAILKKLDNVVGSTRSAEVAFLYDWESNWALDHAQGFGLETKRYPQTIQKQYHSFWERDIPVDVITKEQDFSAYKLLVVPMLYLMSEETINQLKSFVSNGGILVSGYMTGLVDEHDLAYLGGWPEQLQEIFGMKPLETDTLYPTDKNEIQYKGENYLLKEYATIIEVEDATVIGTYQEDFYAHTPAITKHAYGKGEAYYIGGRLEHSFYEDFYGQIIEELNLKPKLFIQHDKGVSVQTRQTEEEDITFVMNFSEKEQKISLTETVNDHLNGTSLSGEVTLEPYGFKVLSKKIK; encoded by the coding sequence ATGAATGAGCGAACGAAAAAGCAAGTAACTAAAGCAAATTTTTTACTGCATGGAGGGGATTATAATCCAGATCAATGGTTGGACTATCCAGATATTTTAGCAGAGGATTTAACTTTAATGAAGTTAGCAAATACGAATACGTATTCTATTGGTATATTTGCATGGAGTGCTTTGGAACCTGAAGAAGACACGTATACTTTTGAATGGATGGATAAGATCATTGAGGATATTCATCAAAACGGAGGCAATATTATTTTAGCAACACCAAGCGGAGCGCGTCCTGCTTGGATGTCAGAAAAATATCCTGAAGTATTACGAGTAAATGAAAATCGCCAAAAACAACTTCAAGGAGCAAGACACAATCACTGTTTTAGTTCAAAGGTTTATAGAGAGAAAACACAAAAAATGAATCAAAAGCTGGCTGAACGGTATGGAGATCACCCAGCATTGATTATGTGGCATATATCCAATGAATATGGGGGAGAGTGCCATTGTAATCTCTGTCAAGAAGCGTTTAGAGAGTGGCTGAAGAAAGAATACAATGGAGACTTAAAAGCATTAAATGACGCTTGGTGGGGCCCTTTTTGGAGCCATACATTTACTAGCTGGTCTCAAATACAATCTCCTTCCCCTATTGGAGAAGATGCAGTACATGGATTAAACCTAGATTGGCGTCGATTTGTTACAGACCAAACAATCGATTTTTATGAAAATGAAATTGTTCCTATGAGAAAGCTGACGCCTGAAATTCCGATAACAACAAACTTTATGGCAGACACTACTGATCTGATTCCATTCCAAAGCTTAGATTACAGTAAGTTTGCTAAACATGTTGATGTTATCAGTTGGGATGCTTATCCTGCTTGGCATAACGACTGGGAAAGTACTGCTGAACTAGCTTCAAAAGTGGCCTTTATTGATGATTTATACAGAAGTTTGAAACAACAGCCTTTCATTCTACTGGAATCCACTCCAAGTGGTGTAAATTGGCACCCAGTAAATAAAACCAAAAGACCAGGGATGCATTTACTGTCTTCTATGCAAATGCTAGCTCATGGATCAGATAGCATTATGTATTTTCAATGGCGTAAATCAAGAGGATCTTCAGAAAAATTTCATGGAGCAGTTGTAGATCACGATAGAAGTCCAGAAAATAGAGTGTTTAAAGATGTATCAGATGTAGGAGCAATTCTCAAAAAATTAGACAATGTTGTAGGCAGTACGCGTTCAGCGGAAGTTGCTTTTTTATATGATTGGGAAAGCAATTGGGCATTAGATCATGCACAAGGTTTTGGATTAGAAACAAAACGATATCCACAAACTATCCAAAAACAATATCACTCATTTTGGGAAAGAGATATTCCCGTTGATGTGATCACAAAAGAACAAGATTTTTCAGCTTATAAATTATTGGTAGTACCCATGTTGTATTTAATGAGTGAAGAAACCATCAACCAGTTAAAATCATTTGTCTCAAATGGAGGAATTCTCGTTTCAGGCTATATGACTGGTTTGGTTGATGAGCATGATTTAGCTTACTTAGGAGGTTGGCCTGAGCAATTACAGGAAATTTTTGGAATGAAACCTTTGGAAACTGATACACTTTATCCTACAGATAAAAATGAAATTCAATATAAAGGGGAAAATTATCTTTTAAAAGAGTACGCTACTATAATAGAGGTTGAGGATGCAACGGTTATAGGCACTTATCAGGAAGATTTTTATGCTCATACTCCAGCTATTACGAAGCATGCTTATGGAAAAGGTGAAGCATACTATATTGGTGGGCGATTAGAGCATAGTTTTTATGAAGACTTTTACGGTCAAATAATAGAAGAGCTGAATTTGAAACCAAAATTATTCATTCAGCATGATAAAGGAGTATCCGTTCAAACTCGTCAAACTGAAGAAGAAGATATTACATTTGTAATGAATTTTTCAGAAAAAGAACAAAAAATTAGCTTAACAGAAACAGTAAATGATCATTTGAATGGCACTAGTTTATCTGGTGAAGTTACTTTAGAGCCTTATGGTTTTAAAGTGTTATCTAAAAAAATAAAGTGA
- a CDS encoding sugar ABC transporter permease — translation MSNAKRQKFTRLFFTYLILAIVMIAIIYPLLWTVGASFNPGNSLVSTTLIPKNPTLDHYRELFMGNKNLPYVQWYMNLMKISVFTMIFTVISVSFTGYAFSRFRFKGRKNGLTLFLLLQMIPQFSALVALYVLAQMLGLMNSHWLLIILYTGGQIPMNTYLMKGYMDSIPIDLDESARMDGAGPTRIFLQIIMPLAKPMLAVVAMNGFTGPLGDFVLSSVILRSTESYTLPIGLFNLVKDVQGGSYTTFAAGAILISIPVAIIFVLLQKNFVAGLTAGGTKG, via the coding sequence ATGAGTAATGCAAAAAGACAAAAATTCACTCGTTTATTTTTTACGTATTTAATTTTAGCTATTGTAATGATAGCGATTATCTATCCATTGCTTTGGACAGTTGGAGCGAGTTTTAATCCCGGAAATAGTCTAGTGAGTACAACTCTAATTCCAAAAAATCCAACTTTAGATCATTATAGAGAGTTATTTATGGGAAACAAAAATTTACCTTATGTACAGTGGTATATGAATTTAATGAAAATTAGTGTTTTTACTATGATTTTTACGGTTATCAGTGTTTCGTTTACAGGTTATGCTTTTTCAAGATTTCGATTTAAAGGAAGAAAGAATGGCTTAACGCTTTTTCTATTATTACAAATGATTCCCCAATTTTCAGCTTTGGTTGCCCTATATGTATTAGCTCAAATGCTAGGATTAATGAACAGTCATTGGTTGCTAATCATTCTATATACAGGAGGGCAAATCCCAATGAATACTTATCTAATGAAAGGATACATGGATTCCATTCCAATTGATTTAGATGAAAGTGCCCGAATGGATGGCGCAGGTCCTACTCGAATATTTTTACAAATAATCATGCCACTAGCAAAACCAATGTTAGCAGTAGTTGCAATGAATGGATTTACTGGACCGTTGGGAGACTTTGTATTGTCTTCAGTAATCTTGAGGAGTACGGAATCGTATACTCTTCCAATTGGATTATTTAACTTAGTAAAAGACGTGCAAGGAGGAAGCTATACAACCTTTGCCGCTGGAGCTATATTGATTAGTATCCCAGTAGCGATTATCTTTGTTCTATTGCAAAAAAACTTTGTTGCTGGTTTAACTGCTGGAGGAACAAAAGGATAG
- a CDS encoding carbohydrate ABC transporter permease, producing the protein MKILEHRKVATTLSIIPGIGQFYNKQIVKGLVFLIGAIAFGVAFADLLNMGFWGLFTLGTEVPRDNSIFLLAEGIIAIIVTVFGVALYYINLKDAYTNGKLRDEKMPLNSIKEQYHQLIDQGYPYVISGPALFVLIFAVIFPILFSFALAFTNYNLYNSPPANLVQWVGLDTFKNIFTVDIWRSTFIDVLGWTIVWTVVASTLQVSIGIFMAVLVNQKDLRFKKIIRTVLVLPWAVPGFVTILIFAGMFNDSFGAINTTILAGLGLDAIPWMTNANWTRIALLMMQGWLGSPYIFVVTTGVLQSIPEDLYEAATIDGASSFGKFKHITLPLLLTSIAPIIITQYTFNFNNFNIIYLFNGGGPAVPGSTAGGTDILVSWIYKLTMQSSQYSLAAALTILLSVFVITIALWQFRRTSSFKGGE; encoded by the coding sequence GTGAAAATATTGGAACACCGAAAAGTAGCTACAACGTTATCCATTATTCCAGGAATAGGTCAATTTTATAACAAACAGATTGTTAAAGGCTTAGTATTTTTAATTGGTGCAATTGCCTTTGGTGTAGCTTTTGCAGATTTATTGAATATGGGATTTTGGGGATTGTTTACATTAGGAACTGAAGTACCTCGAGATAACTCTATTTTTCTTTTAGCTGAGGGTATTATTGCCATTATAGTAACGGTATTTGGCGTTGCATTGTACTACATAAATCTAAAAGACGCCTATACAAATGGAAAATTACGCGATGAAAAAATGCCATTAAATTCAATCAAAGAACAATATCATCAGTTGATTGATCAAGGATATCCGTATGTTATCAGTGGACCAGCTTTATTCGTCTTAATTTTCGCTGTTATCTTTCCAATTTTATTTAGTTTTGCATTAGCTTTTACAAACTACAATTTGTATAATTCACCACCGGCAAATTTAGTTCAATGGGTAGGATTAGACACGTTTAAAAACATTTTTACCGTTGATATTTGGCGTTCGACTTTTATAGATGTTTTAGGATGGACAATTGTATGGACTGTTGTTGCTTCAACTTTGCAAGTATCAATAGGGATATTTATGGCTGTTCTAGTCAATCAAAAAGATTTACGTTTTAAAAAAATCATTCGAACAGTACTAGTGTTGCCATGGGCAGTACCGGGGTTTGTAACTATTTTGATTTTTGCTGGAATGTTCAATGATAGCTTCGGAGCAATCAATACGACTATTCTAGCTGGTTTAGGACTTGATGCTATTCCTTGGATGACAAATGCGAACTGGACAAGGATCGCGCTCCTAATGATGCAAGGTTGGCTAGGATCTCCATATATTTTTGTTGTGACTACAGGTGTGCTTCAATCTATTCCAGAAGATCTGTATGAAGCAGCTACGATTGATGGAGCCTCATCTTTTGGTAAATTTAAACACATTACCTTGCCATTACTATTGACTTCTATCGCTCCAATTATTATTACGCAATACACATTTAACTTCAATAACTTCAATATTATCTATCTCTTTAATGGTGGTGGACCAGCAGTTCCAGGTTCAACTGCAGGGGGAACAGATATTTTAGTCTCTTGGATCTATAAATTAACTATGCAATCTAGCCAATATTCTTTGGCTGCTGCACTAACGATTTTACTCTCTGTCTTCGTTATTACGATTGCGTTGTGGCAATTTAGACGAACTAGTTCATTCAAGGGAGGCGAATAA
- a CDS encoding sugar ABC transporter substrate-binding protein: protein MGKYKKFISLIGAITLGLTLAGCGPSESAGTESDTTNKNNNDYDLLIWEDIEKSEGIEEAVAKFEEENDVKIEVVEKAYASQNEDLRLDGPAGTGPDVVTIPGDQVGTLVTEGLLKELEVGEDIQSLYTEAAMQSQIVEGKVYGLPKAVETTILYYNKDIIAEEDVPTDIDGWYDLSKELTKGDNYGLLALWDQIYYAQSVLGGYGSYVFGQDADGNYDVSDIGINNEGAIEGAEQIQKFYSEGLFPAGLIGEQGISVLDSLFSEGKAAAVISGPWNLGPYKDAGINYGVMALPKLSNGENMSSFIGVKSYNVSSYSENAELAQEFVTFLANEENSKVRYEKTLEVPAVQSLATDPKVLENESSQAVAEQSQYSELTPSIPEMNEVWTPVDSALQTIATGKSKPKEALTQAVETIKGQIEANHSGN from the coding sequence ATGGGAAAGTATAAAAAATTTATTAGTTTAATTGGAGCTATTACACTGGGGTTAACGTTAGCTGGTTGTGGGCCAAGTGAAAGTGCAGGTACTGAATCAGATACAACTAATAAAAATAATAATGATTATGATTTACTTATTTGGGAAGATATAGAAAAGTCCGAAGGTATTGAAGAAGCTGTTGCAAAATTTGAAGAAGAAAATGATGTGAAAATTGAAGTAGTAGAAAAAGCATATGCTTCTCAAAATGAAGATTTACGTCTAGATGGACCAGCAGGAACGGGTCCTGACGTTGTTACTATTCCAGGAGATCAAGTAGGGACTTTGGTAACTGAAGGATTGTTAAAAGAGTTAGAAGTTGGAGAAGATATTCAATCTCTTTACACAGAAGCAGCTATGCAATCACAAATTGTAGAAGGTAAAGTGTATGGATTACCTAAAGCAGTTGAAACGACTATTCTTTATTATAATAAAGATATCATTGCTGAAGAAGATGTTCCAACTGATATAGATGGTTGGTATGATTTGTCTAAGGAATTAACAAAAGGAGATAACTATGGATTGCTAGCTTTGTGGGATCAAATTTATTATGCACAAAGTGTTTTAGGAGGCTATGGAAGTTATGTCTTTGGACAAGATGCCGATGGAAATTATGATGTGTCTGATATCGGTATAAACAATGAGGGAGCAATTGAAGGAGCAGAACAGATTCAAAAATTCTATAGTGAAGGGTTATTTCCAGCAGGTTTAATCGGAGAACAAGGAATTAGCGTTTTAGATTCTCTTTTCTCAGAAGGAAAGGCAGCTGCTGTTATCTCAGGACCTTGGAATTTAGGGCCATATAAAGATGCTGGAATTAACTATGGTGTAATGGCATTACCTAAACTTTCAAATGGTGAAAATATGAGTTCATTTATTGGAGTGAAGAGCTATAACGTTAGTTCATATTCTGAAAATGCAGAATTAGCACAAGAATTTGTAACATTCCTAGCAAATGAAGAAAATTCAAAAGTTCGCTATGAGAAAACGTTAGAAGTACCTGCTGTGCAGTCTTTAGCTACTGATCCTAAAGTATTAGAAAATGAAAGTTCGCAAGCAGTGGCAGAACAATCTCAATATTCAGAATTAACACCAAGTATTCCTGAAATGAATGAAGTTTGGACACCTGTAGATTCAGCTCTACAAACCATTGCAACTGGAAAATCTAAACCTAAAGAAGCTCTAACACAAGCAGTTGAAACGATAAAAGGACAAATAGAAGCAAACCATAGCGGGAATTAA
- a CDS encoding LacI family DNA-binding transcriptional regulator: MATIKDVALESGYSIATVSRVLNNDPKLSVGDETREKIFEAADKLNYRKKIVQPQVKNIAFLYWLTDKEELEDVYFKQIRLEIETLAKKNNIELTTYKITEGIKSIPTNIEGFIAIGGFSSKELAYLRKLTSCGVFVDTAPDPDHYDSVRPDLIRITERAIDFFIDKGHTEIGFIGGNYHNPDTDEDEMDIRERKFRRYLENKNLLNEEYIFSKRRFSVASGYELMNQAINELGDNLPTAFFVAADPIAVGCLQALNEIGVAVPDRVSMISMNNISVTKYISPPLTTYAIDTHEMCKNAIELLLERIIEKRRIVKTVILGANLIIRKST; encoded by the coding sequence ATGGCGACTATAAAAGATGTTGCACTGGAATCCGGATATTCTATCGCCACTGTTTCGCGGGTATTAAACAATGACCCAAAATTATCTGTTGGGGATGAAACGAGAGAAAAAATATTTGAAGCAGCTGATAAATTAAATTACCGAAAAAAAATAGTGCAACCCCAAGTAAAGAACATCGCTTTTCTTTATTGGCTGACAGATAAAGAAGAACTGGAAGATGTTTATTTTAAACAAATACGTTTAGAAATTGAAACACTAGCTAAAAAAAACAATATTGAACTGACAACTTATAAGATTACTGAAGGAATCAAAAGTATACCAACTAATATTGAAGGTTTTATAGCTATAGGTGGATTTTCTTCTAAAGAACTAGCTTACTTAAGGAAATTGACATCTTGTGGTGTATTTGTGGATACTGCCCCAGATCCTGATCATTACGATTCGGTCCGGCCAGATCTTATACGTATAACTGAACGAGCAATTGACTTCTTCATTGATAAAGGTCATACAGAAATTGGGTTTATAGGTGGAAATTATCATAATCCTGATACAGATGAAGATGAAATGGATATTCGAGAACGGAAATTTAGACGTTATTTAGAGAATAAAAACTTATTAAATGAAGAATATATCTTTAGTAAACGTAGATTCTCTGTAGCATCAGGTTATGAACTAATGAATCAAGCAATCAATGAACTTGGAGATAACTTGCCTACTGCATTTTTTGTTGCGGCAGATCCAATTGCTGTTGGTTGTCTACAAGCATTAAATGAAATTGGGGTAGCTGTTCCTGATCGTGTGAGCATGATTAGTATGAATAATATCAGTGTAACAAAATATATTTCACCTCCATTAACTACCTATGCCATAGATACTCATGAGATGTGCAAAAATGCTATTGAACTATTATTAGAACGAATTATAGAAAAACGCCGAATTGTAAAAACTGTTATTTTAGGCGCAAATTTAATTATTCGAAAAAGCACCTAA
- a CDS encoding LacI family DNA-binding transcriptional regulator: protein MVTIKDIAHKAGVAKSTVSRYLNGGSVSKKTKAKLDQIVSETGYAPNTFAQSLKAKKTKMIGTIIPRLDSFATNTILASIDEELRIKNYQLIITNTNQSVEHEVENIYTLAKQKVDGIILLATVVTQAHRKAIADVNIPVLLLGQSADGLNTIVHQEYEAGFKMGNYATNLGHKNFLYFTVLEEDEAVGQLRSKGVLDALKGSLETTVEVVEISFSFSKAYEKAMSVLTETTATYILCATDNIALAVMKAAHTLGLTIPEDFSLSGFGGYEVTSIVTPTITTVKYPYEELGSVSVANLIDLIEGEDKVITIELPNQLIARESTIPLIKTP, encoded by the coding sequence ATGGTGACCATAAAAGATATCGCTCATAAAGCAGGGGTAGCTAAAAGTACAGTTTCCAGGTATTTGAACGGCGGATCCGTTAGTAAAAAAACGAAAGCCAAGTTAGATCAAATCGTTAGTGAAACCGGATATGCACCGAATACTTTTGCACAGAGTTTAAAAGCGAAAAAAACAAAGATGATAGGTACCATCATTCCTCGACTAGATTCCTTTGCAACAAATACGATATTAGCGAGTATAGATGAAGAATTAAGAATTAAAAACTATCAATTAATTATTACAAATACAAACCAAAGTGTTGAACATGAAGTTGAAAATATTTATACTTTGGCTAAACAAAAAGTAGATGGCATCATTTTATTGGCGACGGTTGTGACTCAAGCACATAGAAAAGCAATCGCAGATGTCAATATTCCCGTTTTGCTACTGGGTCAATCTGCAGATGGATTAAATACGATTGTTCATCAAGAGTATGAAGCTGGGTTTAAAATGGGAAATTATGCAACTAATTTAGGGCACAAAAACTTTTTGTACTTTACCGTTCTTGAAGAAGATGAGGCAGTAGGACAGTTGAGATCGAAAGGCGTTTTAGATGCGTTGAAAGGCTCTCTTGAGACGACTGTCGAAGTAGTTGAAATAAGTTTTTCCTTTTCAAAAGCTTATGAGAAGGCGATGAGTGTATTGACAGAAACAACGGCGACCTATATTTTGTGTGCAACTGACAATATCGCATTAGCCGTTATGAAAGCTGCGCACACATTAGGATTAACGATTCCAGAAGACTTCTCATTGTCTGGATTTGGTGGTTACGAAGTTACATCGATTGTTACACCAACTATTACAACTGTAAAATACCCATATGAAGAATTAGGTTCAGTTTCAGTGGCAAACCTCATTGATTTAATTGAAGGTGAAGATAAAGTGATCACTATTGAACTGCCCAATCAGTTGATTGCTAGAGAGTCGACTATTCCATTAATAAAAACTCCTTAA
- a CDS encoding ROK family protein, translating into MMYGAIEAGGTKFVCAVSDKQLEIKERVSIPTTTPEETLKQVFDFFDQYTLTSIGIGSFGPIDVNEKSATYGYVTSTPKMAWKNFDFLGSVKQRYGIPVAWTTDVNAAAYGELKKGSAQGMESCLYLTVGTGIGGGAVVDGKVLSGFGHPEMGHLLVRMHPDDDFEGVCPYHGNCLEGVAAGPAIEKRYGKKGHELAEDKKVWEIEAFYLAQALVNYTLILSSEKIVLGGGVMKQTQLLSMIKEQFTQLMAGYVATPSLDEYIVTPELEDNAGITGCLLMAIEEK; encoded by the coding sequence ATGATGTATGGTGCAATTGAAGCAGGCGGAACAAAATTTGTCTGTGCAGTAAGCGATAAACAGTTAGAGATAAAAGAACGTGTAAGTATTCCCACTACTACACCAGAAGAAACCCTTAAACAAGTTTTTGACTTTTTTGATCAATACACATTAACTTCTATTGGAATTGGATCTTTTGGACCAATTGATGTTAATGAAAAATCAGCTACATATGGATATGTAACTTCAACTCCAAAAATGGCATGGAAGAATTTTGACTTCTTAGGATCAGTTAAACAGAGATATGGTATTCCAGTTGCTTGGACGACAGATGTAAATGCAGCCGCTTACGGAGAACTTAAAAAAGGAAGCGCGCAAGGAATGGAAAGCTGTCTTTACCTGACAGTTGGTACCGGAATCGGCGGCGGAGCTGTTGTTGATGGGAAAGTACTAAGCGGTTTTGGTCATCCTGAAATGGGACACCTTTTAGTCCGCATGCACCCTGATGATGATTTTGAAGGCGTTTGTCCTTATCATGGGAATTGTTTGGAAGGTGTTGCTGCAGGCCCAGCTATTGAAAAACGCTATGGAAAAAAAGGACATGAGTTAGCAGAAGATAAAAAAGTCTGGGAGATAGAAGCGTTCTATTTAGCACAAGCTCTAGTGAATTATACATTGATTCTTAGCTCTGAAAAAATTGTTTTGGGCGGAGGGGTTATGAAACAAACTCAATTGCTTTCTATGATTAAAGAACAATTTACTCAATTGATGGCTGGTTATGTTGCGACTCCTTCTTTAGATGAGTACATTGTAACTCCAGAACTTGAAGATAATGCAGGAATAACGGGTTGCTTATTGATGGCTATTGAAGAAAAATAA